A DNA window from Zingiber officinale cultivar Zhangliang chromosome 3A, Zo_v1.1, whole genome shotgun sequence contains the following coding sequences:
- the LOC122050313 gene encoding putative disease resistance protein RGA3, giving the protein MVGVGAVPKRGREEEGHRGVGLAVCSGEERWWWLTLAKKQLIHQPQEMAVVLSFFVKRYIDKLSEFIEGEISKVLGVKEEIKRLHRKLSRISIYIQDAEKKRQKDPVIDNWVKELKDIMYDAEDILDLCLIEGGRLLEAHPSSSGVCSPVSLLSSCFQCSKFRRNICHQIKRVDERLDEIKEDNRVIPRLLEHRYEGLQENPVKKSISPTSPIHVAADIVGTQIVDAAEGLISEIEHSKKRCSVLGISGMGGIGKTILAQKIFNDEMVKKQFPNRVWLHVSKDYSHIELLKQVLRGVRGNDDGVQSRAEVEGRIVSLLSESLLLVLDDIWSASVWRDLLRNPILNGSCRTAILFTTRHEDVATDMRADFVHHVEKMDQDNGWELIRKIVFGDGEDQIISELKEVGMEIVRKCDGLPLAIKVIAGVLFRKERTKREWKKVIESDLWFMKENENEVSKALYLSYENLPCHLKQCFLSCAFYCAISIRSDIIRLWVAEGFVIERSNSLMEDIAEDYYKELIASNLLQMDNIFLTGTRFVMHDILRSFGENLMEEEGIIINNALYTNINSLTKIRRLSISSQGDLLLLPNAIIEQKCLRALHLVNCPQIKRIENHAFENLKRLRVLDLCDTSIDSLPDSLTKLLHLKYLGLDRTKIRRLPESIKCLANLQTLNLSGCESLHELPKGITRLINLRCLRIEGTPLTHVPKGVGKLKNLNHLSGFLVGHCDSTSEMDGGCDMDELQHLCNLRFLRIDKLERATSTGSRNFVLANKAFLRRLNLGWTMNINEYNEEQITEAERIFNQLSPPPTLQGLRITVNFPGRQFPEWMVSTSGLDSLADLTFFNLVNFPSCTVLPPLGQLPNLKILHIEGGEAIRSIGPEFLGSRTPAFPKLMYVAFKNMTNWETWVLSETQDVVEPNEDLHARNLNSFPNLKECKIIHCPKLKNSILPSNRYLQINNCPNLEYVEKIGMFQYFRVVFPSEIQLLPQWASCLVNVTLHTFSMECNSLLLDSCSKGKQNWHIIQRIPKVTIDSIDRERRLLLNKDSYKYEIKDEFGSFITLDQSILSVSEEIGQDQASFHG; this is encoded by the exons CTTG GCAAAGAAACAGTTGATTCATCAGCCTCAAGAAATGGCAGTGGTCCTAAGCTTTTTTGTTAAAAGATACATCGACAAACTATCTGAATTTATCGAGGGAGAGATAAGTAAAGTGCTAGGCGTTAAAGAAGAAATTAAGAGACTTCatagaaaattatcaagaattaGTATTTATATTCAAGATGCCGAAAAAAAAAGACAGAAAGATCCTGTGATCGACAATTGGGTGAAGGAATTAAAAGATATCATGTATGATGCAGAAGACATACTTGATCTTTGCTTGATCGAAGGTGGTAGATTATTGGAGGCCCATCCATCTTCTTCAGGGGTATGCTCTCCGGTCAGTTTGCTTTCATCTTGCTTTCAGTGTTCTAAGTTCCGCAGAAACATTTGCCATCAAATAAAAAGAGTTGATGAAAGACTTGATGAAATAAAAGAGGATAATCGTGTTATACCCAGACTATTAGAGCATAGATATGAAGGACTCCAAGAAAACCCAGTAAAAAAGTCGATATCTCCTACCTCTCCCATACATGTGGCTGCAGATATTGTAGGGACACAAATTGTAGATGCTGCAGAAGGCTTAATTTCGGAGATAGAGCATAGCAAAAAGAGATGCAGTGTGTTGGGAATTTCTGGGATGGGCGGAATAGGCAAGACTATTCTAGCACAAAAAATATTCAACGATGAAATGGTGAAAAAACAATTTCCAAATAGAGTGTGGTTACATGTATCCAAGGATTACTCTCACATTGAGCTGCTCAAACAAGTACTGAGAGGTGTAAGAGGAAATGATGATGGTGTTCAAAGTAGAGCAGAAGTTGAAGGCAGAATTGTTTCTCTTCTTTCAGAAAGTTTGCTTCTTGTATTGGATGATATATGGAGCGCAAGTGTATGGAGAGATTTGCTCAGAAATCCCATTTTGAATGGTTCGTGTAGGACTGCTATCTTATTTACCACCAGGCATGAAGATGTCGCAACGGATATGAGAGCTGATTTTGTTCACCATGTTGAGAAAATGGACCAAGACAATGGTTGGGAATTAATTAGAAAGATTGTTTTTGGAGATGGAGAGGATCAAATAATTTCTGAATTGAAAGAAGTTGGTATGGAAATTGTCAGAAAATGTGATGGTCTTCCTCTGGCAATTAAAGTGATAGCAGGTGTTTTATTCCGCAAGGAAAGGACTAAGAGGGAGTGGAAAAAAGTTATTGAAAGTGATTTATGGTTTATGAAAGAGAATGAAAACGAAGTATCAAAGGCTTTATACTTGAGCTATGAGAATTTACCTTGTCACCTTAAACAATGTTTTCTTAGTTGTGCTTTTTACTGTGCCATATCAATTCGATCAGATATAATCCGACTGTGGGTGGCCGAAGGGTTTGTGATTGAACGATCAAATAGTTTGATGGAAGATATTGCAGAAGACTACTACAAAGAACTTATTGCAAGCAACCTTTTGCAAATGGATAATATATTTTTAACAGGTACAAGATTtgttatgcatgatattttacgaTCTTTTGGGGAAAATTTGATGGAAGAGGAAGGGATTATCATTAATAATGCTCTATACACAAATATAAATTCTTTGACGAAGATCCGTCGTTTGTCCATATCAAGCCAAGGCGATTTGTTATTGCTCCCCAATGCGATAATAGAGCAAAAGTGTTTAAGAGCTCTACACCTCGTTAATTGTCCTCAAATCAAGAGAATAGAGAATCATGCATTTGAAAACTTAAAGCGTCTCAGGGTCTTGGATTTGTGTGATACATCCATAGACAGCCTCCCAGATTCTCTTACGAAATTGCTGCATCTAAAATACTTGGGTCTTGATCGAACAAAGATTAGAAGGCTTCCTGAATCCATTAAGTGTCTTGCAAACCTGCAAACTTTGAATCTGTCGGGGTGTGAATCACTGCACGAACTTCCAAAGGGCATCACaaggttgatcaatttgaggtgCCTTCGAATTGAGGGTACTCCGCTCACCCATGTTCCAAAGGGAGTTGGGAAGTTAAAAAATCTCAACCATCTTTCTGGATTTTTGGTCGGCCATTGTGACTCCACGAGCGAGATGGATGGAGGTTGTGACATGGACGAGTTGCAACATTTGTGCAATCTAAGATTTTTACGGATAGATAAATTGGAAAGGGCGACAAGTACAGGAAGCAGAAACTTTGTGCTTGCGAACAAAGCATTTCTTAGGAGATTGAATCTTGGATGGACAATGAATATTAATGAATACAATGAGGAGCAAATCACTGAGGCGGAGAGGATATTCAACCAACTCAGTCCTCCACCGACACTACAAGGCCTTCGCATCACCGTCAATTTCCCTGGCCGACAGTTTCCAGAGTGGATGGTGTCAACTTCTGGACTTGATTCTTTGGCTGACCTTACATTTTTTAATCTTGTCAATTTTCCATCATGTACAGTGCTCCCTCCTCTGGGACAACTACCCAATCTTAAAATCCTACACATTGAAGGAGGAGAAGCAATCAGGAGTATTGGACCTGAATTCCTCGGAAGCAGAACGCCTGCATTCCCAAAACTTATGTATGTAGCATTCAAAAACATGACCAATTGGGAAACGTGGGTGTTGTCTGAGACCCAAGATGTTGTGGAACCTAACGAGGATCTTCATGCAAGGAACCTCAATTCGTTTCCTAATCTGAAAGAATGTAAGATCATCCACTGCCCAAAGCTGAAAAATAGCATCCTTCCCTCAAATAGGTATTTGCAAATTAATAACTGTCCAAATTTGGAATATGTGGAAAAGATTGGCATGTTTCAGTATTTCCGAGTTGTTTTCCCCTCTGAAATACAACTGCTTCCGCAATGGGCGTCATGCCTGGTTAATGTCACTTTGCATACATTTTCCATGGAATGCAATTCACTTCTACTAGATAGTTGCAGTAAGGGGAAGCAAAATTGGCACATCATTCAACGAATTCCAAAAGTTACTATTGATAGCATTGATCGTGAAAGACGCTTATTGCTCAATAAGGACTCGTACAAATACGAAATAAAGGATGAGTTTGGAAGTTTCATCACCCTT GATCAATCAATTTTATCAGTCTCCGAAGAGATAGGACAGGATCAAGCAAGCTTCCATGGCTAA